A single region of the Yersinia entomophaga genome encodes:
- a CDS encoding oligogalacturonate-specific porin KdgM family protein, whose translation MKFKLLTLAMASVISFSSVATTIDYRHEMLDSGSNDHKDRLLFSNRFANGFGLSLEGKWRQHSSDNTANKPFHEQVSNGTEVVASYVYKFNKTFQLEPGFSLESSSDSNNYRPYLRGKVAFTDDFSTSLRYRPYYKRNQPSTKDTEKGHQFTLLFAYNFLKDYSVEYELDYKKSEDKILANNEKYDWSHDVKLAYKWDKNWKPYVAIGNVSGSSLTDERQTRFRVGVQYTF comes from the coding sequence ATGAAATTTAAATTACTTACTCTGGCAATGGCATCAGTTATCAGTTTCAGCTCTGTGGCAACAACTATCGATTATCGTCATGAAATGCTGGATAGCGGTTCGAACGATCATAAAGATCGTCTGCTGTTCTCTAACCGTTTCGCTAACGGCTTTGGCCTTTCTTTGGAAGGCAAATGGCGGCAACACAGCTCGGACAACACCGCAAACAAACCTTTTCACGAACAGGTCAGTAATGGTACCGAAGTGGTAGCCAGCTATGTGTATAAATTTAACAAGACCTTCCAGTTGGAACCGGGCTTCTCTCTGGAATCCTCATCAGACAGCAATAACTACCGGCCATATTTACGCGGCAAAGTTGCCTTTACTGACGATTTCTCTACGTCTCTACGCTATCGCCCTTATTACAAACGTAACCAGCCTTCCACCAAAGATACTGAGAAAGGCCATCAATTCACCCTGCTATTTGCCTATAACTTCCTGAAAGATTACTCCGTCGAATATGAGTTGGATTACAAAAAATCTGAGGACAAAATTCTGGCAAATAACGAAAAGTATGACTGGAGTCATGATGTCAAATTGGCCTACAAATGGGATAAAAACTGGAAACCTTATGTGGCTATCGGCAATGTTTCTGGCAGCAGCCTGACCGACGAACGCCAGACCCGTTTCCGCGTGGGGGTGCAGTACACCTTCTGA
- a CDS encoding oligogalacturonate lyase family protein: MAKGKLIPLTFHTYQDASTGAQITRLTPQDVTCHRNYFYQKCFTQDGRKLLFGGAFEGAWNYYLLDLTTRIATQLTEGIGDNTFGGFLSPNDDALYYVKNGRNLMRVDLDSLEEFLVYQVPDGWMGYGTWVANSDCTKLVGIEIKQEDWQPLTDWKKFHDFYFTHPCCRLMKVDLRTGQSTVILQENQWLGHPIYRPFDDATVAFCHEGPHDLVDARMWLINEDGTNMRKVKTHAPGESCTHEFWVPDGSALVYVSYMKGSPDRFICSADPLTLENRQLTKMPACSHLMSNYDGSLMVGDGSDAPVDVQDDSGYKIENDPFLYVFNMKTGKQHQIARHDTSWKVFEGERQVTHPHPSFTPDNKQVLFTSDVDGKPALYLATLPETVWL, translated from the coding sequence ATGGCCAAAGGTAAACTCATTCCACTGACATTTCACACCTATCAGGATGCCTCTACCGGTGCCCAAATTACTCGTTTAACGCCTCAGGACGTGACCTGTCATCGTAACTATTTCTATCAAAAGTGCTTCACTCAGGATGGCCGTAAACTGTTATTTGGCGGCGCTTTTGAAGGGGCGTGGAACTATTATCTGCTGGATTTGACTACTCGGATAGCCACTCAATTAACCGAGGGAATCGGCGATAATACTTTTGGCGGTTTTCTGTCGCCAAACGATGACGCGCTATATTACGTAAAAAATGGCCGTAATCTCATGCGGGTAGATTTGGATTCACTGGAAGAATTCTTGGTTTATCAGGTGCCTGACGGGTGGATGGGGTATGGCACTTGGGTAGCGAATTCAGATTGTACTAAGTTGGTTGGTATTGAAATCAAGCAGGAGGACTGGCAGCCGTTAACCGATTGGAAGAAATTCCACGATTTCTATTTCACTCATCCTTGCTGCCGTTTAATGAAAGTCGATCTGCGCACCGGGCAATCAACGGTGATTCTTCAGGAAAACCAATGGCTAGGCCATCCTATTTATCGTCCTTTCGATGATGCTACCGTCGCTTTCTGTCATGAAGGCCCGCACGATTTGGTGGATGCACGTATGTGGCTGATCAATGAAGACGGCACGAATATGCGCAAAGTGAAAACCCATGCGCCGGGAGAGAGTTGCACCCATGAATTCTGGGTGCCGGACGGCTCGGCTTTGGTTTATGTTTCTTATATGAAGGGTAGCCCAGACCGTTTTATTTGCAGCGCCGATCCGCTCACGTTGGAAAATCGCCAGTTGACCAAAATGCCAGCCTGTTCCCATTTAATGAGCAATTATGACGGTTCTTTGATGGTGGGCGACGGCTCTGATGCGCCGGTAGATGTGCAGGACGATAGCGGCTACAAGATTGAAAACGATCCTTTCCTGTACGTATTCAACATGAAAACCGGCAAACAGCATCAGATAGCGCGCCACGACACCTCATGGAAGGTATTTGAAGGCGAACGTCAGGTAACCCACCCGCATCCTTCTTTTACACCAGATAATAAACAAGTGCTGTTTACTTCAGACGTTGACGGCAAGCCCGCACTGTATTTAGCGACTTTGCCTGAAACTGTGTGGTTATAG
- the htpX gene encoding protease HtpX, with the protein MMRIALFLLTNLAVMLVFGLVLSLTGIQSSSIQGLMIMALLFGFGGSFVSLLLSKWMALRSVGGEVIEQPRNETERWLLDTVRRQSQQVGIAMPQVAIYQAPDINAFATGARRDASLVAVSTGLLQNMSRDEAEAVIAHEISHVANGDMVTMTLVQGVVNTFVIFISRLIAQVVAGFVSGDRENEGSSSGNPMVYFAVSMVLELVFGILASIITMWFSRHREFHADAGSAKLVGREKMIAALQRLKTSYEPQEESSMMAFCINGKSKTFSELLMSHPPLDKRIEALRTGEYLK; encoded by the coding sequence ATGATGCGTATAGCTCTGTTCCTTCTCACTAACCTGGCGGTGATGTTGGTCTTCGGGCTGGTGCTAAGCCTGACTGGAATTCAGTCAAGTAGTATACAGGGGCTGATGATTATGGCGCTTCTGTTCGGTTTTGGTGGTTCATTCGTTTCACTGCTGCTGTCTAAATGGATGGCGCTGCGTTCCGTTGGTGGGGAAGTGATCGAACAGCCACGTAATGAAACCGAACGCTGGTTGCTGGATACCGTACGTCGTCAGTCTCAACAGGTTGGCATCGCTATGCCACAGGTTGCCATTTATCAGGCTCCGGATATTAACGCCTTTGCGACCGGCGCTCGCCGTGATGCTTCGCTGGTGGCAGTGAGTACCGGTTTACTGCAAAACATGAGCCGCGATGAAGCGGAAGCAGTTATCGCCCATGAAATCAGTCACGTAGCTAATGGTGACATGGTCACAATGACGCTGGTTCAGGGCGTGGTGAACACCTTTGTTATCTTTATTTCTCGTTTAATTGCGCAGGTTGTCGCTGGTTTTGTGTCTGGCGATCGGGAAAACGAAGGCAGTTCTTCTGGCAACCCAATGGTGTATTTCGCCGTGTCTATGGTGCTGGAACTGGTATTCGGTATTTTGGCGAGCATTATCACCATGTGGTTCTCTCGTCACCGGGAGTTCCATGCGGACGCTGGCTCAGCCAAATTGGTGGGTCGTGAGAAGATGATTGCGGCGTTGCAACGCCTGAAAACCAGCTATGAGCCGCAGGAAGAAAGCAGCATGATGGCGTTTTGCATCAACGGTAAATCTAAGACTTTCAGCGAATTGCTGATGTCTCACCCACCGTTGGACAAGCGCATTGAAGCACTGCGTACTGGCGAATACCTGAAATAA
- a CDS encoding MFS transporter produces MTPSQTDGLPVPQRYAAILVIALGITIAVLDGTIANVALPTIARDLNASPADSIWIVNAYQLAITISLLSLASLGDIIGYRRVYQAGLLIFSLTSLFCALSDSLWTLTFARVLQGFGAAALMSVNTALIRIIYPRAQLGRGIGINSLIVAFSAAAGPTIAAAVLSIASWQWLFAINVPIGLLAWCLGMKYLPANVAKSNGNKFDIVSCLMNAITFGLLIIAISGFAQGQSPTLIAGEIIALLLIGFFFVRRQLKQPFPLLPVDLLRIPIFALSVGTSICSFIAQMLAMVSLPFFLQNVLGRDEVATGLLLTPWPLATVVAAPIAGRLVERYQAGLLGGIGLAVFASGLFLLATLPANPSDLNIIWRMMLCGVGFGLFQSPNNHTIISAAPPNRSGGASGMLGTSRLLGQTSGAALVALMFHQFADNATYASLLLAGGFATLAAVVSLLRISSKTS; encoded by the coding sequence ATGACACCTTCTCAGACTGATGGGTTGCCGGTTCCCCAGCGCTACGCCGCCATTTTGGTGATAGCTTTGGGTATTACTATTGCGGTACTGGATGGCACTATTGCAAATGTAGCGTTACCCACCATCGCCCGCGATTTGAATGCCAGCCCGGCCGATTCTATTTGGATCGTCAATGCCTATCAGTTAGCCATCACCATTTCGCTGCTCTCACTGGCATCCCTCGGGGATATCATCGGCTACCGGCGGGTTTATCAGGCTGGATTGCTTATTTTCAGCCTGACATCATTATTCTGCGCCCTGTCCGATTCCCTTTGGACGTTGACTTTTGCACGGGTATTACAGGGGTTTGGGGCTGCAGCGCTGATGAGCGTCAATACGGCGCTAATTCGAATCATTTATCCGCGAGCCCAACTTGGACGCGGTATTGGCATTAATTCCCTGATCGTGGCCTTTTCTGCCGCCGCTGGCCCTACCATCGCCGCCGCCGTACTATCGATAGCATCCTGGCAATGGCTTTTTGCCATCAATGTTCCAATTGGCCTGCTCGCCTGGTGTTTGGGCATGAAATACTTACCCGCTAACGTAGCCAAGAGTAACGGTAATAAATTCGATATTGTCAGTTGTCTGATGAATGCCATAACCTTTGGCCTGCTGATTATCGCCATTAGCGGCTTTGCCCAAGGACAAAGCCCGACGCTAATTGCCGGTGAAATCATAGCGCTATTACTGATTGGTTTTTTCTTCGTGCGTCGCCAGCTCAAGCAACCTTTCCCGTTATTACCCGTCGATCTGCTACGTATCCCGATTTTTGCCCTCTCCGTCGGCACCTCGATTTGTTCTTTTATTGCACAAATGCTGGCGATGGTGTCGCTGCCGTTCTTCCTGCAAAACGTGTTAGGGCGGGATGAAGTGGCGACCGGGCTGTTGCTCACCCCATGGCCGCTGGCAACGGTTGTGGCCGCACCGATTGCCGGTCGGTTAGTGGAACGCTATCAGGCGGGTCTGTTGGGCGGCATCGGACTGGCAGTTTTCGCCAGCGGACTCTTCCTGCTAGCAACTCTTCCGGCCAATCCGAGCGATTTGAATATTATCTGGCGCATGATGCTCTGCGGCGTCGGCTTCGGTTTATTCCAGTCGCCGAACAATCACACGATCATTTCTGCCGCGCCGCCCAACCGCAGCGGCGGTGCCAGCGGTATGTTAGGCACCTCGCGTCTGCTAGGGCAGACCTCTGGCGCGGCGTTAGTGGCCTTAATGTTCCATCAGTTTGCGGACAATGCTACTTATGCTTCTTTGCTACTTGCCGGCGGTTTTGCCACGCTGGCGGCGGTGGTTAGCCTGCTGCGCATTTCATCTAAAACCAGCTAG
- the kdgR gene encoding DNA-binding transcriptional regulator KdgR: MATNDFDKQPDSVSSVLKVFGILQALGEEREIGITELSQRVMMSKSTVYRFLQTLKSLGYVAQEGESEKYSLTLKLFELGAKALQNVDLIRSSDIQMRELSNLTRETIHLGALDEDSIVYIHKIDSMYNLRMYSRIGRRNPLHSTAIGKVLLAWRDRGEVEEILSHIEFTRSTKHTLDSAAVLLPVLDQVREQGFGEDIEEQEEGLRCIAVPVFDRFGVAIAGLSISFPTLRFSEEHKSDYVKSLHQAARNISEQMGYRDYPF; this comes from the coding sequence ATGGCTACGAATGATTTTGATAAACAGCCCGACTCAGTTTCGTCGGTTCTGAAAGTTTTCGGTATCTTACAAGCGTTGGGTGAAGAGCGAGAAATCGGTATTACCGAACTCTCGCAGCGTGTGATGATGTCCAAAAGTACGGTTTACCGGTTTCTGCAAACTCTAAAGTCTTTAGGCTATGTGGCGCAGGAAGGGGAATCTGAAAAGTATTCGCTGACGCTTAAGCTGTTTGAATTAGGCGCAAAAGCGCTGCAAAACGTCGATTTGATCCGCAGCTCGGATATTCAGATGCGCGAATTGTCGAATCTGACCCGTGAGACCATTCACCTGGGCGCTTTGGATGAAGACAGCATTGTCTATATCCATAAAATTGATTCGATGTATAACCTGCGAATGTATTCCCGAATTGGCCGTCGTAACCCGCTGCACAGTACCGCTATTGGTAAGGTGCTGCTGGCCTGGCGCGATCGCGGCGAAGTGGAAGAAATTCTGTCTCATATCGAGTTTACCCGTAGTACCAAACACACGCTGGACAGCGCTGCGGTGCTATTGCCAGTGCTGGATCAGGTGCGTGAACAAGGTTTTGGCGAAGATATCGAAGAACAGGAAGAAGGGCTGCGTTGTATCGCCGTTCCGGTTTTCGACCGTTTTGGCGTTGCCATCGCGGGGCTGAGTATTTCATTCCCGACGCTGCGTTTCTCAGAGGAACATAAGAGCGATTATGTAAAGTCATTGCATCAGGCGGCGCGTAATATCTCGGAACAAATGGGTTATCGCGACTACCCGTTTTAA
- a CDS encoding ABC transporter ATP-binding protein, giving the protein MAEVIFNKLGKVYSNGFRAVHGIDLTIHDGEFMVIVGPSGCAKSTTLRMLAGLETISDGEVRIGDRVVNNLAPKSRGIAMVFQNYALYPHMTVKENLAFGLKLSKLPKEQIETQVSEAAKILELEDLLDRLPRQLSGGQAQRVAVGRAIVKKPDVFLFDEPLSNLDAKLRASMRIRISDLHKQLKKSGKAATTVYVTHDQTEAMTMGDRICVMKLGHIMQVDTPDNLYHYPVNMFVAGFIGAPEMNIKPSKLVETEGQIGLTVGQYTLVLNPSQQRKVAAHSGEKVFFGVRPEFIRMSQAPFTTHHSQGELVRVENMGHEFFMYVKVDDFELTCRLPSDEARPIIENGLHRTVYFQFDMDKCHIFDAKTEKNISL; this is encoded by the coding sequence ATGGCTGAAGTCATTTTCAACAAATTAGGCAAAGTGTATTCCAACGGTTTCAGAGCGGTACACGGTATCGATCTGACCATCCACGACGGCGAATTTATGGTTATCGTCGGGCCGTCCGGCTGCGCGAAATCCACCACTCTACGCATGTTGGCCGGTCTGGAAACCATCAGCGATGGGGAAGTGCGTATTGGCGATCGGGTGGTTAATAATCTGGCACCAAAATCTCGCGGTATTGCCATGGTGTTTCAGAACTACGCGCTGTATCCACATATGACAGTGAAAGAAAATCTGGCCTTTGGCCTGAAGCTCAGCAAATTACCAAAAGAACAAATTGAAACTCAGGTCAGCGAAGCAGCCAAAATTCTGGAATTAGAAGATTTATTGGATCGGCTGCCGCGTCAACTTTCTGGTGGGCAAGCTCAGCGCGTTGCCGTGGGGCGCGCCATTGTAAAAAAACCGGACGTGTTCTTATTTGATGAACCGTTATCGAACCTCGATGCTAAATTGCGCGCATCAATGCGCATCCGTATTTCCGATTTACATAAGCAATTAAAGAAAAGCGGTAAAGCTGCTACCACGGTTTATGTCACACACGACCAAACCGAGGCTATGACCATGGGTGACAGAATCTGCGTGATGAAACTGGGTCATATTATGCAGGTCGATACGCCAGACAATTTGTATCACTATCCGGTCAATATGTTTGTCGCCGGTTTTATTGGCGCGCCGGAGATGAATATTAAGCCGAGTAAACTGGTAGAAACCGAGGGGCAAATTGGCCTGACGGTGGGTCAATATACGCTGGTATTAAATCCTTCCCAACAAAGAAAAGTAGCGGCACACAGCGGAGAAAAAGTTTTCTTCGGCGTGCGTCCGGAATTTATTCGTATGTCACAAGCGCCTTTCACCACCCATCACTCTCAGGGTGAATTAGTGCGGGTAGAAAATATGGGGCATGAGTTCTTTATGTACGTCAAAGTCGATGACTTCGAGTTGACCTGCCGTCTGCCTTCTGATGAAGCTCGTCCCATTATTGAGAACGGACTGCACCGTACCGTTTATTTCCAGTTTGATATGGATAAATGCCATATCTTTGACGCAAAAACAGAAAAAAACATCTCTCTTTAA
- a CDS encoding metal-dependent hydrolase, translating to MTAEGHLIFSVACAIFAKKAGLTPELTQGDWWHIIPGALLTSLLPDIDHPRSVLGQRLKWISAPIARIFGHRGFTHSLLAILGGIALFQLEIPRSWFIPPDVMHAMIVGYFSHLLADMLTPAGVPLLWPCRWRFRLPLLNSQKGNQLERVFCVLLVCYAVYWQSDRSFPVQSYVEQLKSFKL from the coding sequence ATGACCGCGGAAGGGCATTTGATTTTTTCTGTCGCCTGCGCAATTTTTGCCAAAAAAGCCGGGTTGACTCCCGAGCTTACACAGGGGGACTGGTGGCACATTATACCGGGCGCCCTTTTGACGTCTCTACTACCTGATATTGACCATCCCCGCTCTGTTCTGGGGCAACGCTTGAAGTGGATTTCCGCGCCTATTGCACGGATTTTTGGCCATCGCGGTTTTACCCACAGTTTATTAGCGATCCTCGGTGGAATAGCGTTATTTCAGCTTGAAATTCCCCGCAGTTGGTTTATCCCACCTGACGTCATGCATGCGATGATCGTCGGCTATTTCAGCCATTTATTGGCGGATATGCTGACGCCTGCTGGCGTACCACTGCTGTGGCCGTGCCGTTGGCGGTTTCGCCTGCCTCTGCTCAATTCGCAAAAAGGGAATCAGCTGGAACGCGTGTTTTGCGTACTTTTAGTATGCTACGCCGTTTACTGGCAGAGCGACCGCTCATTTCCCGTCCAATCCTATGTTGAGCAATTGAAGAGTTTCAAACTCTGA
- a CDS encoding ABC transporter substrate-binding protein translates to MKKAILHTLIASTLALLSHQSFAQDEVNLRMSWWGGNGRHQVTLKALEEFHKQHPNINVKAEYTGWDGHLSRLTTQIAGSTEPDVMQTNWNWLPIFSKDGAGFYDLFKVKDTLDLDQFDPKELQQTTVNGKLNGIPISVTARIFYFNDETWKNAGLEYPKNWDELLAAGAVFKEKLGNQYYPVVLEHQDTLALIRSYMTQKYNIPTIDEANKKFAYSKEQWVEFFTLYKKMVDSHVMPSTKYYASFGKSNMYEMKPWINGEWAGTYMWNSTINKYSDNLKKPAKLVLGPYPMLPGAKDAGLFFKPAQMLSIGKSTQHPKESAILINFLLNSKEGVEALGLERGVPLSATAVEQLRTSGTIQDTDPSVSGLNMALALPHEMKTSPYFDDPQIVSLFGDAIQYIDYGQKTVEETAEYFNRQGDRILKRAMR, encoded by the coding sequence ATGAAAAAAGCGATCCTACACACGCTGATAGCTTCTACTCTGGCACTATTATCACACCAGTCTTTTGCTCAGGATGAGGTTAATCTTCGTATGTCCTGGTGGGGTGGTAATGGCCGCCATCAGGTCACGCTAAAAGCTTTGGAGGAATTCCATAAGCAGCATCCGAATATTAACGTTAAAGCCGAATATACCGGTTGGGACGGCCATCTTTCTCGTTTAACTACGCAAATTGCCGGTAGTACTGAACCGGATGTGATGCAAACCAACTGGAACTGGCTGCCGATTTTCTCTAAAGATGGCGCAGGCTTCTACGATTTATTTAAAGTCAAAGACACGTTGGATTTGGATCAGTTCGATCCCAAAGAATTACAGCAAACTACGGTTAACGGTAAACTGAACGGTATTCCGATTTCGGTTACCGCCCGTATTTTCTATTTTAACGATGAAACCTGGAAAAATGCGGGTCTAGAATATCCAAAAAATTGGGACGAGCTGCTAGCCGCAGGCGCCGTATTTAAAGAAAAACTGGGCAACCAATATTATCCCGTCGTTTTAGAGCATCAGGACACATTGGCGTTAATTCGCTCTTATATGACGCAAAAATACAATATTCCAACGATTGACGAAGCCAACAAAAAATTTGCCTATAGCAAAGAGCAATGGGTGGAGTTTTTTACTCTGTATAAGAAAATGGTAGATAGCCATGTAATGCCTTCGACCAAATACTATGCATCCTTCGGCAAAAGTAATATGTACGAAATGAAACCCTGGATTAACGGTGAGTGGGCCGGTACATATATGTGGAACTCCACCATTAATAAATACTCCGACAACCTGAAAAAACCGGCTAAATTGGTGTTAGGCCCCTACCCAATGCTGCCAGGTGCCAAAGATGCCGGTTTATTCTTTAAACCTGCGCAAATGCTGTCTATTGGCAAATCTACCCAACATCCGAAAGAAAGCGCCATTCTGATTAACTTCCTGCTAAACAGCAAAGAAGGTGTGGAAGCGCTTGGGTTGGAACGCGGCGTGCCGCTTAGCGCGACGGCGGTTGAACAATTACGCACCAGCGGCACTATTCAAGATACCGATCCGTCCGTATCTGGCCTAAATATGGCATTAGCCTTGCCGCACGAAATGAAAACCTCGCCTTATTTCGATGATCCACAAATTGTTTCTTTATTTGGCGACGCCATTCAATACATCGATTATGGTCAGAAAACCGTAGAGGAAACTGCAGAATATTTTAATCGTCAGGGTGACCGAATTTTAAAACGCGCCATGCGATAA
- a CDS encoding L-cystine transporter — MNLPLVINVAIFVALLLLLAQTRHKQWSLAKKVLAGLALGVVFGLGLHLVYGSDDPVMKESITWFNIVGNGYVQLLQMIVMPLVFASILSAVAKLHNAASLGKISFLSIGTLLFTTMIAALVGVFVTNLFGLTAEGLVQGTQEAARLSAIESNYLSKVSDLSVPQLILSFIPKNPFADLTGANPTSIISVVIFATLLGIASLQLLKDDVEKGKRVLVAIDTLQSWVMKLVRLVMKLTPYGVLALMTKVVAGSNVQDIIKLGSFVVASYLGLAIMFVVHGLLIAFTGINPLKFFKKVWPVLTFAFTSRSSAASIPLSVEAQTRRLGIPESIASFSASFGATIGQNGCAGLYPAMLAVMVAPTVGINPLDPIWIATLVGMVTVSSAGVAGVGGGATFAALIVLPAMGLPVTLVALLISVEPLIDMGRTALNVSGSMTAGTITSQLMKQTDKEILNSDDEVELAHR; from the coding sequence ATGAACCTACCGCTCGTAATTAATGTGGCGATTTTTGTCGCATTGCTGTTGCTATTGGCACAAACCCGTCACAAACAGTGGAGCCTGGCCAAAAAAGTTCTGGCTGGTCTGGCATTAGGCGTGGTGTTCGGCCTCGGCCTGCATTTGGTGTATGGCTCTGACGACCCGGTAATGAAAGAATCTATTACCTGGTTCAATATCGTCGGTAACGGTTATGTACAATTACTGCAAATGATCGTGATGCCGTTGGTATTTGCGTCCATTTTAAGTGCCGTCGCCAAGCTGCATAATGCGGCGTCGCTGGGGAAAATCAGTTTCCTGTCTATCGGCACCCTGCTGTTTACTACCATGATTGCGGCGTTAGTCGGTGTATTTGTCACCAATCTGTTCGGCCTGACCGCTGAAGGTCTGGTTCAGGGCACTCAGGAAGCGGCTCGCCTAAGCGCGATTGAAAGCAATTATCTGAGCAAGGTTTCGGATCTGAGCGTGCCTCAGCTGATTTTGTCCTTTATCCCGAAAAATCCGTTTGCCGATTTAACCGGTGCAAACCCAACTTCGATTATCAGCGTAGTTATCTTTGCGACTCTGCTGGGAATTGCTTCACTGCAATTGCTGAAAGACGACGTTGAAAAAGGTAAACGCGTACTGGTTGCTATCGATACCCTGCAATCCTGGGTGATGAAACTGGTTCGTCTGGTTATGAAACTGACCCCATACGGCGTGCTGGCATTGATGACCAAGGTCGTCGCTGGCTCTAACGTTCAGGACATTATCAAACTGGGTAGCTTCGTTGTGGCCTCGTATCTGGGTCTGGCGATCATGTTCGTGGTTCACGGTCTGTTGATTGCCTTTACCGGTATCAACCCGCTGAAATTTTTCAAGAAAGTTTGGCCGGTGCTGACATTTGCCTTCACGAGCCGTTCCAGTGCTGCCAGCATCCCACTGAGTGTGGAAGCGCAAACTCGCCGTCTGGGTATCCCTGAATCCATTGCCAGCTTTTCTGCGTCCTTCGGCGCAACGATTGGTCAAAACGGCTGTGCCGGTTTGTATCCGGCTATGCTGGCGGTGATGGTGGCTCCAACCGTAGGTATCAACCCACTGGACCCGATTTGGATTGCAACATTGGTCGGTATGGTCACCGTCAGTTCAGCTGGCGTAGCCGGTGTAGGTGGCGGCGCAACCTTTGCAGCCTTGATTGTACTGCCAGCCATGGGTCTGCCGGTCACGCTGGTTGCTCTGTTAATCTCCGTTGAACCTTTGATTGATATGGGCCGTACCGCCTTGAACGTAAGCGGTTCTATGACTGCCGGTACCATCACCAGCCAATTGATGAAACAAACCGACAAAGAGATTCTAAACAGTGATGACGAGGTGGAATTAGCGCATCGCTAA
- a CDS encoding N-acetylmuramoyl-L-alanine amidase — protein sequence MKKLLPAALLLLLAGCSSSPHKLIDRGDYQVDTTHPAVGQNDRVRFLVFHYTAVDDAESLRLLTQEQVSAHYLVTEHPRKEGGKPVVLQLVPEDKRAWHAGVSEWQGRTSLNDTSIGVEIVNLGYTEELLGRKWYPFNENQIELIERLGKDIVARYHIAPTDVVAHSDIAPQRKSDPGPYFPWKRLYEAGIGAWPDEGRVQELIDGRDKHELVPVESIQKALATYGYKIPLTGELDEETLKVIAAFQMHFRASDFSGVPDVETLAIAQALVEKYRS from the coding sequence ATGAAAAAATTATTGCCGGCGGCGCTGTTGCTGCTTTTGGCTGGGTGTAGCAGTAGCCCGCATAAATTGATCGATCGCGGTGATTATCAGGTAGATACCACCCATCCTGCGGTGGGGCAGAACGATCGGGTGCGCTTTCTAGTGTTCCACTATACGGCGGTTGACGATGCGGAATCCCTGCGATTGCTGACTCAAGAGCAGGTTAGCGCGCATTATTTGGTGACGGAACATCCGCGTAAAGAAGGTGGCAAACCGGTGGTACTGCAACTGGTTCCCGAAGATAAACGCGCCTGGCATGCTGGGGTCAGCGAATGGCAAGGACGTACCAGCCTGAATGATACCTCGATAGGCGTGGAAATCGTCAATCTGGGCTATACAGAGGAGCTGCTAGGGCGTAAGTGGTATCCGTTTAACGAAAACCAGATTGAATTGATTGAGCGGCTGGGGAAGGACATTGTTGCCCGTTATCATATTGCTCCGACAGATGTTGTAGCGCATAGTGATATTGCTCCGCAGAGAAAGTCCGATCCCGGCCCGTATTTCCCGTGGAAACGTTTATATGAAGCTGGCATTGGCGCTTGGCCAGACGAAGGGCGGGTTCAGGAACTGATTGATGGCCGTGATAAACACGAGCTGGTGCCGGTTGAGTCTATTCAGAAAGCGTTAGCGACTTACGGGTATAAAATCCCGCTAACCGGTGAACTGGATGAGGAAACCCTGAAGGTGATAGCTGCCTTCCAGATGCACTTCCGCGCCAGCGATTTCAGCGGCGTACCGGATGTGGAAACCCTGGCTATCGCACAGGCTCTGGTGGAAAAGTACCGTAGTTAA